From one Streptomyces sp. NBC_01478 genomic stretch:
- a CDS encoding phosphorothioated DNA-binding restriction endonuclease — protein MDWLERTAQLRQWTRSGTRAPHKPLLLLYALGRFQQDAAVELRYSAVEEDLQRLLTEYGPPNRTTPAYPFHHLVSDGVWEVRTDRGPGSPGSGVRKLRGAGAAGRLAPELRAALRREPELLGRMARVLLDLHFPPSLHGDLCESVGLELEPAETGQLSAAVRRRRDPRMREQVLTAYEYQCAFCGYDGRIGAVPVGLEAAHVRWWAFDGPDDVDNGLCLCSLHHKLFDKGVLGVGEGNRVLVSQRFVGHSPAAREHVIALADRPLIGPQPGTHPIAAIHRSWHASQVFHGSPRPATTT, from the coding sequence ATGGACTGGCTGGAGCGCACCGCGCAACTAAGGCAGTGGACCAGAAGCGGGACCCGCGCTCCGCACAAGCCGTTGCTGTTGCTGTACGCCCTCGGCCGGTTCCAGCAGGATGCCGCCGTCGAACTGCGGTACAGCGCGGTGGAGGAGGATCTGCAGCGGCTACTGACCGAGTACGGTCCGCCGAACAGGACGACTCCGGCCTACCCGTTCCACCACCTGGTGAGCGACGGTGTGTGGGAGGTGCGCACCGATCGCGGACCGGGCAGCCCCGGCAGCGGGGTGCGGAAGTTGCGGGGCGCGGGGGCCGCGGGGCGGCTGGCGCCGGAACTGCGGGCGGCACTGCGGCGTGAGCCGGAGCTGCTTGGCCGGATGGCACGGGTCCTGCTCGACCTGCACTTCCCGCCTTCGCTCCACGGCGACCTGTGCGAATCCGTCGGCCTGGAGCTGGAGCCGGCGGAGACCGGACAGCTCTCGGCCGCCGTGCGGAGGCGGCGGGATCCGCGGATGCGCGAGCAGGTCCTGACGGCCTACGAGTATCAGTGCGCCTTCTGCGGCTACGACGGCAGAATCGGCGCGGTGCCGGTCGGGCTGGAGGCCGCGCACGTGCGCTGGTGGGCGTTCGACGGCCCGGACGACGTCGACAACGGACTGTGCCTGTGCTCGCTGCACCACAAACTCTTCGACAAGGGCGTCCTAGGTGTCGGCGAGGGCAACCGCGTCCTGGTCTCCCAGCGCTTCGTCGGCCACAGCCCCGCCGCCCGCGAACACGTCATCGCACTCGCCGACCGACCACTCATCGGACCTCAGCCCGGCACCCACCCCATCGCCGCGATCCACCGCTCCTGGCACGCCAGCCAGGTCTTCCACGGCAGCCCACGCCCCGCCACGACCACCTGA
- a CDS encoding XRE family transcriptional regulator encodes MTDDRPAWARRIAAERAARDWSQRDAVRALRVHAPTELPAEESMIRQWKRWESGQMPNDFYQPIIAALFGTVTHALFPAPARRDGDREILAASGMETLEIVSRLNRSDVDNSTLDALRITADRLSSEYPFMPSEQLLIEGRQWLRRVVDLHKKSLTLAQHREVLALSGWLALLVGCVEYDTGARHAAESTRQAALSLATEAEHAEVAGWAHEMRAWFALTTGDYRGVIAASRAGADAAPHHGEAVQLAAQEAKAWARLGDRRQVEVALDKGRRMLEAMPYPENLDNHFVVDPAKFDFYAMDCYRLVGENQLVPHQATLALL; translated from the coding sequence ATGACCGACGACAGGCCCGCATGGGCGCGGCGCATCGCTGCCGAGCGAGCGGCACGCGACTGGTCGCAGCGCGACGCAGTCAGGGCACTGCGGGTGCACGCTCCCACGGAGCTGCCCGCAGAGGAGAGCATGATTCGCCAGTGGAAGCGTTGGGAGTCGGGCCAGATGCCGAACGACTTCTACCAGCCGATCATCGCAGCCCTCTTCGGTACCGTGACGCACGCGCTCTTCCCGGCGCCGGCACGGCGGGACGGCGACCGGGAGATCCTGGCGGCATCCGGCATGGAGACGCTGGAGATCGTGAGCCGCCTCAACCGGTCCGACGTCGACAACTCCACGCTCGATGCTCTGCGGATCACGGCAGACCGGCTCAGCTCGGAGTATCCGTTCATGCCGAGCGAGCAGCTCCTGATCGAGGGGCGGCAGTGGCTCCGGCGCGTCGTCGACCTCCACAAGAAGAGCCTCACGCTCGCGCAGCACCGCGAGGTTCTCGCTCTGTCCGGTTGGCTCGCGCTACTGGTCGGCTGTGTCGAGTACGACACGGGCGCCCGCCACGCTGCCGAGTCGACGCGACAGGCCGCGCTCTCGCTCGCGACCGAAGCTGAGCACGCAGAGGTCGCCGGGTGGGCTCACGAGATGCGGGCATGGTTCGCCCTCACGACCGGCGACTACCGCGGCGTCATCGCAGCATCGCGGGCCGGAGCGGACGCCGCGCCCCATCACGGTGAGGCTGTACAGCTCGCAGCCCAGGAGGCCAAGGCATGGGCGCGGCTTGGGGACCGCCGGCAAGTTGAGGTCGCGCTGGACAAGGGGCGACGCATGCTCGAAGCAATGCCGTACCCGGAGAACCTGGATAACCACTTCGTCGTGGACCCTGCCAAGTTCGACTTCTACGCGATGGACTGTTACCGCCTGGTCGGCGAGAACCAGCTAGTGCCGCATCAAGCAACGTTGGCCCTGTTGTGA
- a CDS encoding DUF2637 domain-containing protein, translating to MTVTTPPAPEATASGVPPLTRPELGLAGVGALAAAGVGALGLISSFDAVSDAAASWGFSAPWMLPVGIDVSIPVFTVANLLLIRMDMALAWVRFVPWALTLITCGLNIAAGHSLSAKVAHGTMPLLWVVFSEIGAHVYAVRIGAATGRRMEKIRFSRWLLAPVSTFALWRRMTLWEVTSYTMALTCERDRLLARADLHERFGWNWRRKTPRRERVMLRMGDLTPATEDTTPPPAAPSVDAKPRPRRQTPAKGKAKAQRTFEELLTEARTLTALWPDRELTADRIRTAVHVSQANARSLRDALKAERADGRPLHSVDAAESDNTTAEAA from the coding sequence ATGACCGTCACTACGCCCCCCGCCCCCGAGGCGACCGCCTCCGGGGTACCGCCGCTGACCCGCCCGGAGTTGGGCCTCGCCGGTGTTGGCGCGCTTGCCGCCGCCGGTGTCGGCGCGCTCGGTCTGATCTCCTCCTTCGACGCGGTGTCCGATGCCGCGGCGAGTTGGGGGTTCTCCGCTCCGTGGATGCTGCCGGTCGGCATCGACGTGTCCATCCCGGTGTTCACTGTCGCCAACCTCCTCCTTATCCGGATGGACATGGCGCTTGCGTGGGTGCGGTTCGTGCCCTGGGCGCTGACGCTGATCACGTGCGGGCTGAACATCGCGGCCGGACACTCGCTGTCGGCGAAGGTCGCGCACGGCACGATGCCGCTGCTGTGGGTGGTGTTCTCCGAGATCGGCGCGCACGTCTACGCCGTTCGCATCGGCGCGGCCACCGGCCGCCGCATGGAAAAGATCCGGTTCTCCCGATGGCTGTTGGCGCCGGTGTCGACGTTCGCGCTGTGGCGCCGTATGACGCTGTGGGAAGTCACCTCCTACACGATGGCGTTGACCTGCGAGCGCGATCGGCTGTTGGCCCGTGCCGACCTGCATGAGCGCTTCGGCTGGAACTGGCGCAGGAAGACCCCGCGGCGTGAGCGCGTGATGCTGCGCATGGGCGACCTCACCCCCGCCACCGAAGACACCACCCCGCCCCCGGCAGCGCCGTCGGTCGACGCCAAGCCCCGGCCGCGCCGGCAGACCCCCGCCAAAGGCAAGGCCAAGGCACAGCGCACCTTCGAGGAGCTACTGACCGAGGCGCGCACGCTCACCGCACTCTGGCCGGACAGGGAGTTGACCGCGGACCGCATCCGTACAGCGGTGCACGTCTCGCAGGCCAACGCCCGCTCGCTGCGCGACGCGTTGAAGGCCGAACGCGCCGACGGCCGCCCGCTGCACTCCGTGGACGCTGCGGAGAGCGACAACACGACGGCTGAGGCCGCCTGA
- a CDS encoding DNA sulfur modification protein DndB, whose protein sequence is MSISVDPLRLSKPQDSSTYLAIRTPQGGRTVYSVRVPLLDLPTILPVPDPNNVDKDNRKVDRLHAKHFGEYLDTKQDWVAPALLARDGGGCTFEKVDDQGAVGYLVVPWAIGGISSLRTIDGQHRVLGVAIEKQRITDAISAVDRELARKVSPEKAAKLEAEREKLIGQMNRLKAEYVGLDIYVEPDPIKSQQMFVDVADNAKGISSAVRARFDSYKVANRTLSDVIDHPLLKGRVDAEQDRMTLKNPNFMGAKHVADITRAVIAGAGGRISKKAEQTLTDGEVIEQVKDFLDVISNAFTDLAALTEDDTEAERHPGDLTMAQEVRRASLLGSVGMLRVLGGVFRELRAGENPVELDDITEFFKRLDSHMAAPVSETSIWRTTGANADFEPNASAPIMRTQNIVHLVGVITGWYKKAPAAL, encoded by the coding sequence GTGAGCATTTCCGTCGACCCGCTGCGTCTGTCCAAGCCGCAGGACTCCAGCACGTACCTCGCCATCAGGACCCCTCAGGGCGGCCGCACGGTCTACAGCGTGCGCGTTCCCCTCCTCGACCTTCCGACCATCCTCCCTGTCCCCGATCCGAACAACGTCGACAAGGACAACCGCAAGGTCGACCGGCTTCACGCCAAGCACTTCGGTGAGTACCTCGACACGAAGCAGGACTGGGTGGCCCCTGCTCTGCTGGCCCGGGATGGCGGCGGATGCACCTTCGAGAAGGTGGATGACCAGGGCGCCGTCGGCTACCTCGTCGTTCCGTGGGCGATCGGAGGCATCTCTAGCCTGCGGACCATCGACGGCCAACACCGTGTGCTGGGCGTTGCCATCGAGAAGCAGCGCATCACGGATGCCATCTCCGCGGTCGACCGCGAGCTGGCTCGCAAGGTCAGCCCGGAGAAGGCCGCGAAACTCGAGGCCGAGCGCGAGAAGCTCATCGGCCAGATGAATCGGCTCAAGGCCGAGTACGTCGGCCTTGACATCTATGTCGAGCCGGACCCGATCAAGTCTCAGCAGATGTTCGTGGACGTTGCCGACAACGCCAAGGGCATCAGTAGTGCCGTCCGCGCCCGGTTCGACAGCTACAAGGTCGCCAACCGCACCCTGTCCGACGTCATCGACCACCCGCTGCTGAAGGGTCGAGTCGACGCCGAGCAGGACCGCATGACTCTTAAGAACCCCAACTTCATGGGTGCCAAGCACGTCGCCGACATCACCCGTGCCGTCATCGCCGGTGCCGGCGGCCGGATCAGTAAGAAGGCCGAGCAGACTCTCACTGACGGTGAGGTGATCGAGCAGGTCAAGGACTTCCTGGACGTTATCTCCAACGCCTTCACCGACCTTGCCGCCCTCACCGAGGATGACACCGAGGCGGAGCGTCATCCTGGGGATCTCACCATGGCCCAGGAAGTACGCCGGGCCTCGCTGCTCGGCTCGGTGGGTATGCTTCGCGTTCTCGGTGGCGTGTTCCGAGAACTGCGAGCGGGCGAGAATCCGGTCGAGCTCGACGACATCACCGAGTTCTTCAAGCGCCTCGACTCGCACATGGCTGCGCCTGTATCCGAGACCAGCATTTGGCGTACTACCGGGGCCAACGCCGACTTCGAGCCGAACGCTTCGGCACCGATCATGCGGACGCAGAATATCGTCCACCTGGTAGGCGTTATCACCGGCTGGTACAAGAAGGCCCCCGCCGCCCTGTAG
- a CDS encoding ATP/GTP-binding protein produces MAGRDLRTLFSSNDRSIAASEAFTNRQAQWQAVTAGLAEHTRHVTCADFDVEDLEAPRRNILVFHGVGGIGKSTLSRKIEASLARSDHRPAQWEAPTHPQERTLPVRIDLARAAGTDFERVILTIRLAVAALGQPMPAFDLALRRYWEHNHPGETIEDHLRRSGLLSRFSAAAALPQQMQSALSDVAQVLLLPGTVGSALGHGAGALIKALRERRQSVRALAGCSRLADLLEAEPDLEALSFYPHLLAWDLTQLPAGKSPLPVILLDTFEDTGDRTHRDFERLLQRIVWLMPNAFFVVTGRNRLQWAETSLEGQLDWAGPHAWPGLAAADTAHVQQAISGRQVLIGDFSPEDCEDYLVRRLSRDGQPLIDEPLRRIITERSHGLPLYLDLSVMRYLELRRGGRQPQVTDFDHDFPALIARTLSDLTADERHVLRSVSLLSAFSVPLATQAAGMDHDAPALRLAERPFIRESSSGVWPFHVHDLIRSAIRNADDGSDDRWSEQDWRRAAQRAFHALESQWCQDLRHDRAVLVGCLQQGLLLARDFHFDLGWLADAAFQYVGDSVWEPLALPAADATSSGGLQTAADALVETLSAVARRQHEHRERTTSRLSAVLASELLPDDLVELATYYLAKAQRDLGLTDDSRRGMHRVASADGRLASAARRGLAHLSRLSGDFPTAVEAAGRLGWEGRHHRVLGDVWWVQGDMERAIAAYLAGRNEAEEHGVFGETAMVQAHLAFAVSFSDPLRADDELDLAERLLSHLSLRSSEMTARIAVLVRDAGFAADLPGRAAVLLAEIGVSGIAYAAAKLQLALCFHHAVLNAQDDLATAITRLCELTQSGDYAYYVDIAHFMAGLSLPEHTARARWIDGEQQTRDRWRHLVTTRRNQLVTTR; encoded by the coding sequence GTGGCAGGGCGGGATCTTCGAACGTTGTTCAGCTCGAACGACCGGAGCATCGCCGCCAGTGAGGCGTTCACGAACCGGCAGGCACAGTGGCAGGCCGTAACGGCCGGCCTCGCCGAGCACACACGGCACGTGACCTGTGCGGACTTCGATGTGGAGGACCTGGAAGCTCCCCGCCGCAACATCCTCGTGTTCCACGGTGTGGGCGGGATCGGCAAGTCCACGCTCTCCCGCAAAATCGAGGCATCGCTGGCCCGCAGCGATCACCGCCCGGCGCAATGGGAAGCGCCGACCCACCCTCAGGAGCGGACTCTGCCGGTCCGTATCGATCTCGCGCGCGCCGCGGGGACGGACTTCGAACGCGTCATCCTCACCATCCGTCTTGCCGTCGCCGCGCTCGGCCAGCCGATGCCCGCCTTCGACCTCGCCCTGCGCCGCTACTGGGAGCACAACCACCCGGGCGAAACGATCGAGGATCACCTGCGCCGGAGCGGGTTGCTGAGCCGCTTCAGCGCCGCTGCCGCGCTGCCCCAGCAGATGCAGTCCGCGCTCAGCGATGTCGCCCAGGTCCTGCTCCTGCCCGGCACAGTCGGCAGTGCCCTCGGGCACGGGGCCGGAGCGCTCATCAAGGCGTTACGCGAACGGCGCCAGTCCGTACGCGCCCTAGCCGGCTGCTCCCGCCTGGCCGACCTCCTGGAGGCCGAGCCCGACCTGGAAGCCCTCAGCTTCTACCCGCACCTCCTCGCCTGGGACCTGACCCAACTCCCGGCCGGCAAGAGCCCACTACCCGTGATCCTGCTGGACACCTTCGAGGACACCGGCGACCGCACGCACCGCGACTTCGAACGTCTGCTCCAACGCATCGTGTGGTTGATGCCCAACGCGTTCTTCGTCGTCACCGGACGCAACCGCCTCCAGTGGGCGGAGACGAGCCTGGAGGGGCAGCTCGACTGGGCTGGGCCGCACGCGTGGCCCGGTCTCGCAGCAGCCGACACGGCACATGTGCAGCAAGCTATATCGGGCCGTCAGGTCCTGATCGGCGACTTCTCTCCCGAAGACTGCGAGGACTACCTGGTCCGCAGGCTGAGCCGCGACGGGCAGCCGCTGATCGACGAACCGCTCCGCCGGATCATCACCGAGCGCTCCCACGGATTGCCTCTCTACCTAGACCTGTCGGTCATGCGCTACCTGGAACTCCGACGCGGCGGCAGACAGCCGCAGGTCACCGACTTCGACCACGACTTCCCCGCCCTGATCGCCCGTACCCTCAGCGACCTGACCGCCGATGAGCGCCACGTGCTCCGCTCGGTCAGCCTGCTCAGCGCATTTTCTGTCCCCCTGGCCACCCAAGCCGCCGGCATGGACCACGACGCACCCGCCCTACGGCTGGCCGAGCGCCCCTTCATTCGGGAGTCCTCTTCCGGTGTGTGGCCCTTCCATGTCCACGACTTGATCCGCTCCGCCATTCGCAATGCGGACGACGGCAGTGACGACCGCTGGTCGGAGCAGGACTGGCGGCGCGCGGCCCAACGAGCCTTCCACGCCCTGGAATCCCAGTGGTGCCAGGACCTGCGACACGATCGCGCCGTCCTGGTCGGCTGTCTCCAGCAAGGACTGCTCCTCGCACGGGACTTCCATTTCGATCTCGGCTGGCTCGCCGATGCCGCATTCCAGTATGTAGGGGACTCCGTCTGGGAACCGCTGGCGCTTCCCGCCGCCGATGCCACGTCGTCAGGTGGCCTGCAGACCGCGGCGGATGCCCTGGTGGAAACGCTGAGCGCCGTCGCCCGACGCCAGCACGAGCACCGCGAACGCACGACCAGTCGGCTCTCGGCCGTCCTCGCCTCGGAGCTGCTCCCCGATGACCTGGTCGAACTGGCCACGTATTACCTGGCGAAGGCCCAGCGAGACCTCGGTCTGACCGATGATTCGCGTCGCGGGATGCACCGCGTCGCCTCCGCCGACGGTCGGCTCGCTTCCGCGGCTCGGCGCGGCCTGGCACACCTGAGCCGACTGTCCGGAGACTTCCCGACCGCGGTCGAAGCCGCGGGGAGGCTGGGCTGGGAGGGGCGGCACCATCGGGTGTTGGGAGACGTGTGGTGGGTGCAGGGCGACATGGAGCGGGCGATAGCCGCCTACCTGGCAGGCCGGAACGAAGCTGAGGAGCACGGTGTGTTCGGCGAGACCGCCATGGTGCAGGCTCATCTCGCCTTCGCCGTCTCCTTCTCCGATCCGCTTCGGGCCGACGACGAACTCGATCTGGCGGAACGGCTGTTGTCTCACCTCAGCCTGCGCTCCAGCGAGATGACCGCTCGCATCGCCGTGCTCGTACGCGACGCCGGGTTCGCCGCCGACCTGCCCGGCCGGGCGGCCGTCCTGCTCGCCGAAATCGGTGTCTCCGGCATTGCCTACGCCGCGGCGAAACTGCAACTGGCCCTGTGCTTCCACCACGCCGTCCTCAACGCCCAGGACGACCTCGCCACCGCGATCACACGCCTGTGCGAACTCACGCAGAGCGGCGACTACGCCTACTACGTCGACATCGCCCACTTCATGGCTGGCCTTTCGCTTCCCGAGCACACCGCGCGAGCACGGTGGATCGACGGAGAACAACAGACCCGTGACCGATGGCGCCACCTGGTTACGACACGTCGCAATCAGCTCGTCACGACTCGTTAG
- a CDS encoding RRQRL motif-containing zinc-binding protein, translating to MFGKCFDPTGATYGVPTYPWRYAPDGLVTRRQLRARGLRPGGQPIAAQVLRPRYRRGPLVAYLYRVDRAKPVRPMTAGKRAALAKAMCARRTCPQCRTDAGYVIPTSLGMCVPCAYPEEQRAA from the coding sequence ATGTTCGGCAAGTGCTTCGACCCGACCGGCGCGACCTACGGAGTGCCCACCTACCCGTGGCGCTACGCCCCGGACGGATTGGTTACCCGCCGTCAGCTCCGGGCCCGTGGCTTACGTCCGGGCGGTCAGCCGATAGCGGCTCAGGTGCTGCGCCCGCGCTACCGGCGCGGCCCGTTGGTCGCCTACCTCTACCGCGTCGACCGCGCCAAGCCGGTCCGGCCGATGACGGCCGGCAAACGGGCCGCGCTCGCCAAGGCGATGTGCGCCCGCCGCACCTGCCCGCAGTGCCGCACCGACGCGGGATACGTCATCCCCACCTCGCTCGGCATGTGCGTGCCCTGCGCCTACCCCGAGGAACAGCGCGCCGCTTGA
- a CDS encoding IS630 family transposase, with the protein MAERVRVREIDDDEGRRLLRIIRRGTGSVVTWRRAQMVLLSAQGMPAAKIAEVSFTSDDRVRDVIHNFNTDGFDSLYPKYKGGRPKTFTLPERREIKKIAKSRPTEHDLPFSTWSLAKLADFLVAEGVVDDISHEGLRILLREEGVSFQRLKTWKTSRDPDYAAKKARVEHLYAIADGEVTPEDGEPDVVFCMDEFGPLNLMPHPGRQWAERGGRHKDPAREPRRRRRATYNRYGGVRHLFAALDLAKDKLYGHIKPVKRRTQFLEFCRYLRTLYPPDTRIAIICDNFSPHLTTKRCRRVGTWAADNNVEIAYTPTNSSWLNRIEAQFTALRYFTLDGTDHATHKEQGSMIRRYIIWRNRHADDRRLRAVVDRANVA; encoded by the coding sequence GTGGCAGAGCGAGTACGTGTCCGAGAGATCGACGATGACGAGGGGCGGCGGCTTCTGCGGATCATCCGCAGGGGGACCGGGTCGGTGGTGACCTGGCGCCGGGCCCAGATGGTCCTGCTGTCCGCGCAGGGCATGCCGGCAGCGAAGATCGCCGAGGTGTCGTTCACCAGCGACGACCGGGTCCGCGATGTGATCCACAACTTCAACACCGACGGCTTCGACTCGCTCTACCCGAAGTACAAAGGCGGCCGCCCCAAGACGTTCACGCTGCCCGAGCGCCGTGAGATCAAGAAGATTGCCAAGTCCAGGCCCACCGAGCACGACCTGCCGTTCTCGACCTGGAGCCTGGCCAAACTGGCGGACTTCCTGGTCGCCGAGGGGGTGGTCGACGACATCAGCCACGAGGGCCTGCGCATCCTGCTCCGCGAGGAAGGCGTCTCCTTTCAACGCCTGAAAACCTGGAAGACCTCCCGCGACCCCGACTACGCGGCCAAGAAGGCCCGCGTCGAGCACCTCTACGCCATCGCCGACGGCGAGGTCACACCCGAGGACGGCGAACCCGATGTCGTCTTCTGCATGGACGAGTTCGGTCCGCTCAACCTGATGCCGCACCCCGGACGGCAATGGGCCGAACGCGGCGGCAGGCACAAAGACCCCGCCCGCGAACCGCGCCGCAGACGCCGGGCCACCTACAACCGTTACGGCGGAGTCCGGCACCTGTTCGCCGCCCTGGACCTGGCCAAGGACAAGCTCTACGGCCACATCAAGCCGGTCAAGAGGCGCACGCAGTTCCTGGAGTTCTGCCGCTACCTGCGCACTCTCTACCCGCCGGACACCCGCATCGCGATCATCTGCGACAACTTCTCCCCGCACCTGACCACGAAACGCTGCCGGCGGGTCGGCACCTGGGCCGCGGACAACAACGTCGAGATCGCCTACACCCCGACGAACTCCTCCTGGCTGAACCGGATCGAGGCCCAGTTCACCGCCCTGCGGTACTTCACCCTCGACGGCACCGACCACGCCACCCACAAGGAACAAGGCAGCATGATCCGCCGCTACATCATCTGGCGAAACCGCCATGCCGACGACCGGCGCCTACGCGCGGTCGTCGACAGGGCCAACGTTGCTTGA
- a CDS encoding GGDEF domain-containing protein → MSELLFAAASGVPMAAGWSLHALRLRRRIETARRDPLTGLWTRDAFAERAPKVLAGGQSAVYVIDLDRFKEINDTYGHAAGDAIIAATGERLAEWADVNAGIVVRLGGDEFAAVARVYSLADLSWTLGELTRAIEQPVTVDGRPLTVGASIGAVGYDPRTDDVDLSTLLRLADEQMYTAKHSGADWLTALDLTLQSGTVNGRRAGRSGTHGGTEAAA, encoded by the coding sequence ATGAGTGAGCTGCTGTTTGCCGCTGCGTCGGGTGTACCGATGGCGGCCGGATGGTCGCTGCACGCGCTGCGCCTGCGCCGCCGTATCGAGACAGCCCGGCGCGACCCGCTGACCGGGTTGTGGACCCGTGACGCGTTCGCCGAACGCGCTCCGAAGGTTCTGGCGGGCGGCCAGAGCGCGGTCTACGTCATCGACCTCGACAGGTTCAAGGAGATCAACGACACCTACGGGCACGCTGCCGGGGACGCGATCATCGCGGCCACCGGTGAGCGGCTCGCGGAATGGGCCGACGTCAACGCCGGCATCGTGGTGCGCCTGGGTGGCGATGAGTTCGCCGCGGTCGCCCGCGTGTACAGCCTCGCTGATCTGTCGTGGACGTTGGGCGAGTTGACCCGCGCCATCGAGCAGCCGGTCACCGTCGACGGCCGCCCCCTCACGGTAGGCGCCTCCATCGGCGCGGTCGGCTACGACCCGCGCACAGACGACGTGGACCTATCCACGCTGCTGCGGTTGGCGGATGAGCAGATGTACACGGCCAAGCACTCCGGTGCCGACTGGCTCACCGCCCTGGACCTGACCTTGCAGAGCGGGACGGTCAACGGCCGCCGCGCCGGCCGCTCGGGTACACACGGCGGGACGGAGGCCGCGGCATGA
- a CDS encoding winged helix-turn-helix domain-containing protein, producing the protein MTVTGGPKPKAAQVADALRADIKKMKPGDKLPSQRELIDRFGFASQTIQNGLASLRAEGLIVSAGNLGNFVSDGASPSNDAQDDIKEIRSQIQALTERVAALEERSAPDGA; encoded by the coding sequence ATGACTGTCACAGGAGGGCCGAAGCCGAAAGCGGCGCAGGTCGCGGACGCACTGCGCGCTGACATCAAGAAGATGAAGCCGGGCGACAAGCTCCCGTCACAGCGCGAGTTGATCGACCGGTTCGGGTTCGCAAGCCAGACCATCCAGAACGGCCTGGCCTCACTCAGGGCCGAAGGGCTCATTGTTTCGGCCGGGAACCTCGGTAACTTCGTCAGTGACGGAGCTTCTCCCAGCAACGACGCGCAGGACGACATCAAGGAAATCCGCTCCCAGATTCAGGCGTTGACTGAACGGGTCGCAGCGCTCGAAGAACGTTCCGCCCCGGATGGTGCTTGA